The genomic interval CAATATTAGATAACAATTCTGACGATGGTACTTATGAATGGTTAAAAGAGCAAAAAGACACAGACTTATTTAAAACAGATATACCATATTCTACTTTGAGACGACAAGCATGGATTAATAAAATAATTGCTTATTATGGTTTTAATAGGTGGTATTTAATTGTGGATTCAGACGAGTTATTTGTTTATGAAAATTGTGAAAATAATAAAATAAATGACTTGATTAATATTGTACAAATTAATAGAATTACTCGAGTTAGAACATTAACTGTGGATATGTACTCAGATGGAAGTAAGGGTATCAATGAGAGTGACTATTTAAAACATTATGTGTATTTTGATTCTGATAATTATGAATTAATACAGCGTTATAATTTTAATTTAGTAGTTGGTGGTATGAGGGCTAGAGTCTTTCAAGACAATAATAAGAGGTTTTTTCCGTATTTAACCAAATATCCATTAATATATTTTGAAAAGGGTGATATACAATATAGTTCCCATTATTCTTTCCCTTTCTATAAAAATTTTCAAAGTCCTTGTTGGGGAGCCCTACTTCATTACAAGTTCTTGCCATCAGATTTAAAAAGATACAGTGAAATTTCAAAAAGTGGTAAATTTCATAATAATAGCTATGAATATAAACAATATATAAAAAAGTATAGAGAGGATTCAAAATTGAGTTTTATTTATAAAGATAGTAAAGAATATAAGAATTCATATTCATTAAGATATATTTCAATCATTGAAAATATTAAATGGTAACAATAATAAAATTTATATATTATAATTGGTGTTAGTATATAACAGTGGACACGAAAAGTTTAACACGATACAATAATCCAAAGAAACATATGTTAAACCATGTTTAAAAATGTAATAGTTATTCCGAAGAATTTAAAAAATATAGTTAATTTGTATAATGCAAGTAATTTGGTTTATTATCTGAGTTATGAGTATGGTGTAGCAAATGTAACGATATATAAATGGATTAAAGAATTATCTCCAATTAAAGTTCTTGAGAAGGATGATACACTTCTAAAGCATACGAAAAGTTAAAAAACGTATTGCTGAACTTGAAATGAAGAATGAAATATTAAAAAAAGCTACCGCTATATTCACAAGAAAACGATAGAAGAAATCGTTACCTTCATCGAAAAATACAAATCAAAATATACCATTATGCTTATATGCAAAGCCTTAAAATTTCCCAGAAGTACTTATTATAAGGCTCTCCTTGCTGTACCTTCAAAACGACAGATGGAAGCCGATAATCTAAAGGCAGAAATCCGTAAGATTTATATAGACAGCAAATGTCGCTACGGAGCCCCAAAGATATATAAAGCACTTAAAGCAATCGGTAAAAATATAAGTTTAAAACGAATACAACGCTATATGTTTTCTATGGGATTACCTTCAATCGTTGTAAAAAAATTTCGTCCATACTCTTCAAAATCAAGTATAGAAGAAAAAGAAAACCTTTTAAACAGAGATTTTAAAGCTAATGGAATAAACCAAAAGTGGTGTACTGACATTACTTATATTTATACTATTAAAGAGGGATGGACTTATCTTGCCACAGTTATGGATCTCTATAGCAGAAAGATTATTGGCTATGCATATGAAACAACAATGACTTTAGATTTAGTAGTTAAGGTACTGGAGAATGTCTGCTTAAATGTAAAAGTAACAAAAGACATAATACTTCATAGTAATCTGGGAACATAGTACACAAGTCAAAAGTTTCAAGAGTTAGTATTAAAAAAGGAAATAATATATTCCTTTAGTCGTAAGAGAACCTTCTATAAAAATGTTTGTATTAAATTCTTTCGTTTCAACTTAAACAAGGAAGAAGTCAAACATAATAAATAAATATTAATCTTTCAAATTTGCCGTAGGATAGGGTAGCATTTGAATTTATTGAATCCTGGCATAAACGAAAAAGGATTTATAGATCCATTAATGATATGACTTCAAATGCAGTTTACGAAAGAGCTGCATTAGATGTTAAAATTTTTGTGTCTATTCTATTGAGGCAAGTCCATTTCGTATCTTTAAGAAAACTATTGAGATACAATCAAAAAAGGAATTATAAAAAATAAATATAAATAAATAAAATTTTAATTTAGTATATTGTTAAACAATTAAAAAGTAATAATTCAGCAAAAGAAAATTTTTTAATTTAAAAGTTCTATTTTTTTATAAATATACAATTTAGATAATAAATAATAAGATCTACAATATATTTTACATATAGTTAATTATGAAAATTA from Defluviitalea raffinosedens carries:
- a CDS encoding IS3 family transposase, with amino-acid sequence MEKYKSKYTIMLICKALKFPRSTYYKALLAVPSKRQMEADNLKAEIRKIYIDSKCRYGAPKIYKALKAIGKNISLKRIQRYMFSMGLPSIVVKKFRPYSSKSSIEEKENLLNRDFKANGINQKWCTDITYIYTIKEGWTYLATVMDLYSRKIIGYAYETTMTLDLVVKVLENVCLNVKVTKDIILHSNLGT
- a CDS encoding glycosyltransferase family 2 protein; translated protein: MNYKLVERIMLLLNPKIRDKILLLRLLKKPVKCYGELMNIDKMANDIIGNNWGELDKDINVWRKAFKLLSISTSVGYEIANYFFKDDLKIVNSSRINNFNRNDVIAICVVKNDLIRMKTFYEHYRKLGVKRFAILDNNSDDGTYEWLKEQKDTDLFKTDIPYSTLRRQAWINKIIAYYGFNRWYLIVDSDELFVYENCENNKINDLINIVQINRITRVRTLTVDMYSDGSKGINESDYLKHYVYFDSDNYELIQRYNFNLVVGGMRARVFQDNNKRFFPYLTKYPLIYFEKGDIQYSSHYSFPFYKNFQSPCWGALLHYKFLPSDLKRYSEISKSGKFHNNSYEYKQYIKKYREDSKLSFIYKDSKEYKNSYSLRYISIIENIKW